A window of Citrus sinensis cultivar Valencia sweet orange chromosome 7, DVS_A1.0, whole genome shotgun sequence contains these coding sequences:
- the LOC127898867 gene encoding uncharacterized protein LOC127898867, producing MGWLGDEHIHEYLRLISEKQRQYPNALLQRVTHTDTFFWVFLNQLWNNGDCAVDSLVFDDRLNSYLCGRQHTMSKSMTDVDMLLIPVNLDGAHWVLARVDFRKNKILDGRSECYKIVQEITISILLEVSGCTLIRCS from the exons ATGGGATGGCTAGGCGATgag CATATTCACGAGTATCTCCGCTTGATTAGCGAGAAACAACGGCAGTATCCGAATGCCTTACTTCAACGTGTGACACATACtgacacatttttttgg GTGTTCTTGAATCAGTTATGGAACAACGGGGATTGTGCGGTTGATTCATTAGTATTCGACGACCGCTTGAATAGTTATCTTTGTGGGCGACAGCACACAATGTCCAAATCAATGACGGATGTCGATatg ttaCTCATCCCTGTTAACTTGGACGGCGCGCATTGGGTACTAGCACGAGTTGACTTTcggaaaaacaaaatccttGATGGAAGATCCGAGTGCTACAAAATAGTACAAGAAATTACCATCTCCATTCTGCTCGAGGTGAGCGGCTGTACCCTCATTCGCTGTAGTTAG